The window AGGGCCGCTTGATCACCAGCAAGATCGCCAGCGGCAGCAGAACCCCGAAGAAACCAAACATCAGCCACTGCGGAAACAGCGCTGCCAGCACCAGGGCGCCGGCCGCGAGCAATCGCGATTGCAGCGTCCTGTCCTGCCAGCCACGCGCCACCAACAACCCCAGCGCCAACGTAGGCATCACGTTCAACGTGTCGGGATCAGGTATGAACAGCCGATACGGAATTTCACTGATGGCGCTGAACAGCAGCAACCAACCCAGATATCGCCACTGGCCGCCGGTTGTCACTGTGCGGCTCCGCGCCAGGTTGGCCGCCATCGCCAGACAAAACCACGGAAACGCCATCCGTCCCGGCACATACAGCAGATCGACGGAATAACCGATATATCGCAGGTGATCGAGCACCATGCTCAATAGCGCCAGCCACTTGAGCAGATCCAGTGCCCCATCCCTTTGCGTCATGTGCATAATTGCCCGTCGTCTTTGTATTGTTCTGTCAGACGCATCCCGTGTGCTCCCCGGATGATCTTCGGTAAAGTGCGCACCATCATTGACCACGAGACGCTTCACCATAAGCGTCTCGACCACGGAAAGCAGGGCCATGACCGATAAGAGCCAACAATTCGCCAGCGACAACTATTCCGGTATCTGCCCTGAAGCCTGGGCTGCCATGGAACAGGCCAACCACGGCCACCAACGCGCTTACGGCGACGATGAATGGACCGCTCGCGCGTCCGATGATTTCCGCAAACTGTTCGAAACCGACTGCGAAGTGTTCTTCGCCTTCAACGGCACCGCGGCCAACTCGCTGGCTCTGTCGTCGCTGTGCCAGAGTTACCACAGCGTGATCTGCTCGGAAACCGCCCACGTCGAAACCGACGAGTGCGGCGCGCCGGAATTCTTCTCCAACGGTTCCAAGCTGCTGATTGCCCGCACAGAAAACGGCAAGCTGACCCCGGAATCGATCCGCGAAGTCGCCCTCAAGCGCCAGGACATCCACTACCCGAAACCCCGCGTCGTGACCCTGACCCAGGCCACCGAAGTTGGCAGCGTCTACACCCCTGAAGAAATCCGCGCCATCAGCGCCACCTGCAAAGAGCTGGGCCTGAACCTGCACATGGACGGCGCGCGCTTCTCCAACGCCTGCGCATTCCTCGGTTGCTCGCCAGCGGACCTGACCTGGAAAGCCGGCGTCGACGTACTGTGCTTCGGCGGCACGAAAAACGGCATGGCGGTCGGTGAGGCGATCCTGTTCTTCAACCACAAACTGGCCGAAGACTTCGACTACCGCTGCAAACAGGCCGGGCAACTGGCCTCGAAGATGCGTTTCCTCTCTGCGCCGTGGGTCGGGATCCTGGAAAACGACGCCTGGCTCAAATACGCCAAACACGCCAACCATTGCGCGCAACTGCTGGCGGAACTGGTCAGCGACATCCCCGGCGTGGAACTGATGTTCCCGGTGCAGGCCAACGGCGTGTTCCTGCAACTCTCGGAACCG is drawn from Pseudomonas sp. 31-12 and contains these coding sequences:
- a CDS encoding TraX family protein, with product MHMTQRDGALDLLKWLALLSMVLDHLRYIGYSVDLLYVPGRMAFPWFCLAMAANLARSRTVTTGGQWRYLGWLLLFSAISEIPYRLFIPDPDTLNVMPTLALGLLVARGWQDRTLQSRLLAAGALVLAALFPQWLMFGFFGVLLPLAILLVIKRPWYFSLLPGLVCLVANQWEVLFYSARFGNGAAILGIATCLIAPLLGLVLLRHAKHLQPPPMRRWAYALYPLHFLLLLLVRNIAA
- a CDS encoding low specificity L-threonine aldolase, whose amino-acid sequence is MTDKSQQFASDNYSGICPEAWAAMEQANHGHQRAYGDDEWTARASDDFRKLFETDCEVFFAFNGTAANSLALSSLCQSYHSVICSETAHVETDECGAPEFFSNGSKLLIARTENGKLTPESIREVALKRQDIHYPKPRVVTLTQATEVGSVYTPEEIRAISATCKELGLNLHMDGARFSNACAFLGCSPADLTWKAGVDVLCFGGTKNGMAVGEAILFFNHKLAEDFDYRCKQAGQLASKMRFLSAPWVGILENDAWLKYAKHANHCAQLLAELVSDIPGVELMFPVQANGVFLQLSEPAIAALTAKGWRFYTFIGNGGARFMCSWDTEEERVRELATDIREVMSH